GTCACAAAGGCGGGAAAGACTCGTGCAGGAAATCGAAGGGGTCGATTCGGTGAGCGCGTAAGAATCGAGTGTACCGGTCCCGTTCGACCGGTCGCTTACTCTTCCTTGACGCCGGGGTTGGTCACGGCACCGTTGGCTGCCGACCCGAAAGCGTGGCCGAACTTCGCCAGCACGCCGTTCTCGTAGTTGGGTTCGGGCTGGTCCCACTCCTCGCGTCGGGCCGCGAGTTCCTCGTCGTCGAGGTCGACCTCGAGGGTGCGCTCGGCGATGTCGATCGTGATCACGTCGCCGTCCTCGATGAGACCGATGGGGCCGCCGGCGAACGCCTCGGGGGCGACGTGGCCGATCGAGAATCCGCGCGTCGCGCCGGAGAAGCGACCGTCGGTGATGAGTGCGACGTCTTCGGCGTGGCCCTGACCGGCGACCGCGCTCGTGACGCCGAGCATCTCGCGCATTCCGGGGCCGCCCTGTGGCCCCTCGTTGCGGATGACGATCACGTCGCCGCTCTCGACGTGTCCTTCCTGGACGTACGCCATCGCGTTCTCCTCCTCTTCGAAGACCCGGACGGGGCCTTCGTGGTGGAGTTCGTCGTCGCCGGTAACCTTGAGAACCGAGCCGCCGGGCGCGAGGTTGCCCGTCAGGATGCGGATGGCCCCCTGCTCGTTTTTCGGCTCGTCGACGGTGTAGAGGAAGTCGACGTCGAGGTCTTCGATCGCCGGCGGATCGATTCGCTGGAGCTCTTCGCCGATCGTGTTGCCCGTCACGGTCAGTGCGTCGCCGTGGAGGAGATCGGCCTCGTAGAGGGCGTTCAGAACGACCGGGACGCCGCCGACCTCGTGGAGGTCGTTCATCACTCGCGACCCGCCGGGCTGGAGGTCGGCGATCTTGGGGGTGCGCTGGCTGATCTCGTCGAACTCCTCGATGGAGAGGTCGACGCCGGCTTCGGCGGCCATCGCCAGCAGGTGGAGGACGGCGTTGGTCGAGCCGCCGACGGCGACTTGCAGGGCGATGGCGTTCTCGAAGGATTCCTTGCTGAGGAAGTCGGAGGGCTTGCGCTGTGCTTCGACGGCCTCGACGGCGAGTTCGCCGGCCTTCCGGGCGACGTCGTAGCGCGATTCGTCCTCGGCGGGCGGACTGGCGCTGCCCAGCGGCGCGAAGCCGAGCGCCTCAGAGATCGAGGCCATCGTGTTGGCGGTGAACATGCCACCGCAGGAGCCCGCGCCGGGGCAGGCGTTGCGCTCCATCTCGTCGAGTTCCTCGCCGGACATCTCGCCGTCAGCGACGGCACCGACGCCCTCGAAGAGGTTCTGTACGGTGACTTCTCGCCCCTCGTGTTCGCCGGGCATGATGGAGCCGCCGTAGAGGAAGACGGAGGGAAGGTCCGTCCGAATGGACGCCATCATCATCCCCGGCATGTTCTTGTCACAGCCGCCGATGGTGACCAGTCCGTCCATGCGCTCGCCGAACGAAACCAGTTCGACGGAGTCGGCGATGAGTTCCCGAGAGATCAGCGACGCCTTCATCCCCTCGGTCCCCATCGAGATGGCGTCGGAGATCGTGATCGTGCCGAACTCGATGGGCATGCCGCCGGCCTCGTCGACCCCCCCGAGGGCCGATTCGGCGACGTCGTCGAGGTGGACGTTACACGGCGTGATGTCTGCCGCTGGATTGGGGACGCCAATCATCGGCGATCCGAAGTCCTCGTCGTCGAACCCCATCGCGCGGAACATCGCGCGGTGTGGTGCCTTGTCCGGCCCCTCCGTTACTTCGCGGCTCCGCAACTGCTCGTCTTTCCCGTAGTCGAACTGGTCGTCGCTACTCATGCCCGTCCCTTGACTCGGAACCCGTATAAGTCGTCCTTTCTCGGTCAATCGTTCGTGTGGGCCCCTGCGACGCGAACATCTTCGTCTCAGAAGGCGGATAGTCGATCCGTCATCGTCGACGTGTCAAAAGTACTCCCGCGTCGGCGACCGGCCGGGCAGGACGTACTCGAGGTAGCCGACGAGATAGATCCAGCAGAGCCGCATGTATCCGACGCGTTCTTGCCGCCGATTCGAGGTGTCGACGGGGCAGGCGTGATCGTACACGAGGGTCCCCTCGCGGCGCAGTCGCAAGGAGAGGTCGGTGTCTTCGAGAAAGCCGAGCGAGTCGTCGAACCCGTCGACCGCCTCGAAGGCCGTTCGACGCACGCTGCAATTACAGCCGGGTTGCTGGACGAAGCCGACCGGCCAGCACGCGCGATACCACCAGTCCGAGAGGAGCCGAAAGAGGACGCGGTGTCGGAGTCCGTCCTCGAGCGGCCGGAGCGGGCCGCCGACGCCGACGACGTCGGGGGTGGCGTAGTGACGGCAGTGTCGGCGGACCCACGACGGCGGAACGACGGTGTCGGCATCAGTGAAGAGCAGGACCTCCCCATCTGCCGCACTCGAACCCCGATTTCTCGCCGGACCGGGGCCCTCCTGCCGGTCGTCGATCACGACCTGATCGACGATCGAACGCGCTCGAGCGACGGCCACCGTTCGTGCGCCGCTGGCGACGACGATCACCTCGAGACGTCCGTCGAACGTTTGGGCGGCGAGGGACTCCAGCGTTCGCTCGAGGCGCCGTCCCTCGTCACGGGCTGGGACGACGACCGAGGCGTCGGGATCCGACATCGTCGGAGACTGATGGCGGGAGTAACATAACCGCTGTGTCCAGTCGAGCGTCCTCGAATCTCCGTGGACTCACACGAAACGTGCACGATGCCGGCGTGACCCGAATCGGTTTCCGATGGCCGCTACTGGTACGATCGAACGGGAATACGGCGGTTTTACCGCAGTTTGGCCAGATACATACAAACTTTATGTATAAAAATTATATACACTGGTTATATGAATGAGGAAATAATACATCGGGCCTGTATGACAGATGACACCACACAATCGTCCCACACCCGAACCCACGGAACGGTCAGTAGACGCACCTTCGTCCGCGGCGCCGCGATAGCCGGGCTCTCTCTCGCCGGTGCGGGGGCCGCTTCGACCGCGACGGCCGCCGGTGAGCGGGTGTTCTTCCAGTACTTTCACGAAACGTGGCCGACGATTACGGACGACCTCTCGCGGGTCGCCGACCGCGGCTACGACGGGATCTGGATCCAGGCGCCCCAGGAGAGCGAGTTGACGTGGGACGACCAGGACGGTCGAAACGACCCGCCGCTCGGCTACCAGCCCGTCGACTACCGATCGTTCGACAGCGAGTTCGGCACCGAGGCGGAACTGCAGCGGCTCATCGATACCGCCCACGAAAACGGCCTCGAGGTGTACGTCGACTGCGTCATGAATCACATGGCGGCGAATCGCGGGTACGATTTCCCGCGCTTCGACGAGGAACACTTCCACACCGACGTCGGGTCGATCGACGACTGGGACGACGAGCACCAGGTCGAACACGGGAATCTCCTCGGGTTGAAAGACCTCGCGCAGCTCGAGACCCACGGCCACGAGGACACTGCACCGTACGTCCGCGAGCAACTGTACCGCT
This portion of the Natrinema salinisoli genome encodes:
- the ilvD gene encoding dihydroxy-acid dehydratase, whose product is MSSDDQFDYGKDEQLRSREVTEGPDKAPHRAMFRAMGFDDEDFGSPMIGVPNPAADITPCNVHLDDVAESALGGVDEAGGMPIEFGTITISDAISMGTEGMKASLISRELIADSVELVSFGERMDGLVTIGGCDKNMPGMMMASIRTDLPSVFLYGGSIMPGEHEGREVTVQNLFEGVGAVADGEMSGEELDEMERNACPGAGSCGGMFTANTMASISEALGFAPLGSASPPAEDESRYDVARKAGELAVEAVEAQRKPSDFLSKESFENAIALQVAVGGSTNAVLHLLAMAAEAGVDLSIEEFDEISQRTPKIADLQPGGSRVMNDLHEVGGVPVVLNALYEADLLHGDALTVTGNTIGEELQRIDPPAIEDLDVDFLYTVDEPKNEQGAIRILTGNLAPGGSVLKVTGDDELHHEGPVRVFEEEENAMAYVQEGHVESGDVIVIRNEGPQGGPGMREMLGVTSAVAGQGHAEDVALITDGRFSGATRGFSIGHVAPEAFAGGPIGLIEDGDVITIDIAERTLEVDLDDEELAARREEWDQPEPNYENGVLAKFGHAFGSAANGAVTNPGVKEE
- a CDS encoding glycosyltransferase, encoding MSDPDASVVVPARDEGRRLERTLESLAAQTFDGRLEVIVVASGARTVAVARARSIVDQVVIDDRQEGPGPARNRGSSAADGEVLLFTDADTVVPPSWVRRHCRHYATPDVVGVGGPLRPLEDGLRHRVLFRLLSDWWYRACWPVGFVQQPGCNCSVRRTAFEAVDGFDDSLGFLEDTDLSLRLRREGTLVYDHACPVDTSNRRQERVGYMRLCWIYLVGYLEYVLPGRSPTREYF